The Methanomassiliicoccales archaeon genome includes a window with the following:
- a CDS encoding prenyltransferase, with protein sequence MEMTVAWRKILNLLRISYTLPFVMASVTGAAFALSVNDDLLLAFLIPLDVFFLAMFVNISNDYFDHKSGTDASRFQFRTPELEVALKEIYDERVYWTGNTFDKGEVSERNGRIIIGIIALGALLVSIPVIMHGGWLVIILGAVAFFLSYFYTAPPLNLGARGLGELDVGMSFFMMSFFTYYVIVQIWSWEMFLIALTVGLTVMLMRFVDQMSGYKAHLEGGEKDWCVRLGLERAVKAVGALLVVLYSFCFSLIYFSPLYAILLLTLPMSLGLMKMLRNKEDDLRFIRPAPQMFKLALGNQ encoded by the coding sequence ATGGAGATGACCGTGGCCTGGCGCAAGATATTGAACCTGTTGAGGATAAGCTACACCTTGCCCTTCGTCATGGCCTCGGTGACCGGGGCCGCCTTCGCCTTGAGCGTGAACGATGATTTGCTGCTGGCGTTCCTGATACCTCTGGACGTGTTCTTCCTGGCCATGTTCGTCAATATCTCCAATGATTACTTTGACCACAAGAGCGGCACCGATGCCTCCCGCTTCCAATTTCGCACGCCTGAGCTGGAAGTGGCCCTCAAGGAGATCTATGACGAGAGGGTATACTGGACGGGGAACACCTTCGATAAGGGAGAGGTCAGTGAGAGGAATGGACGAATAATCATCGGCATCATCGCCCTGGGAGCCCTGCTGGTATCCATCCCCGTCATCATGCATGGCGGCTGGCTCGTGATCATATTGGGAGCGGTCGCGTTCTTCCTCTCCTACTTCTACACCGCCCCGCCTCTGAACCTGGGGGCGCGGGGATTGGGAGAGCTGGACGTGGGTATGTCTTTCTTCATGATGTCCTTCTTCACATACTACGTCATCGTCCAGATATGGTCCTGGGAGATGTTCCTGATCGCTCTGACCGTCGGTCTGACGGTCATGCTGATGCGATTCGTGGACCAGATGTCCGGATATAAGGCGCACCTGGAAGGAGGGGAGAAGGACTGGTGTGTGAGATTGGGATTGGAAAGAGCGGTCAAAGCGGTCGGCGCACTGCTAGTGGTGCTTTACTCGTTCTGCTTCTCCCTCATCTACTTCAGCCCCCTGTACGCCATTCTGCTTCTGACATTGCCCATGAGCTTGGGACTGATGAAGATGCTGCGGAACAAGGAGGATGATCTGCGTTTCATTCGACCGGCGCCTCAGATGTTCAAGCTGGCGCTTGGCAATCAG